In Herbinix luporum, a single window of DNA contains:
- a CDS encoding Fic family protein — protein MKYISIKEASERWKISDSRIRLLCREGRIEGAVKVGRNWLIPSHATKPIDAREFINKKYFGLEYDFTYIDSLKDRIDNYRPFSKELADSLHEKLIVEWTYNSNAIEGNTLTMSETKVVLEGITVGGKSLVEHLEIINHRDAILFVEDLISKKETLSEWNIRNIHSLVLKEIDNKNAGKYRDVNVVISGAKHIPPKHYEVSYLMQKLIEEYKNYWRDYHPVVRATLLHGEFVKIHPFIDGNGRTARLLLNFELMKNGYTPIIIKNKDRAKYYDVLDIAHTTMDYEAFIKFISDLVIESEKLWLSVLE, from the coding sequence GTGAAATATATAAGCATAAAAGAAGCAAGTGAAAGATGGAAAATAAGTGATAGTAGGATACGATTGTTATGCCGAGAAGGGCGAATTGAAGGAGCAGTAAAGGTTGGTCGAAATTGGCTAATACCTTCTCATGCTACTAAGCCAATTGATGCAAGAGAGTTTATTAATAAAAAATATTTTGGTTTAGAATATGATTTTACTTATATTGATTCTCTTAAAGATAGAATAGATAATTATAGGCCATTTTCAAAAGAACTTGCTGACTCACTTCATGAAAAGCTTATTGTAGAATGGACTTATAATAGCAATGCAATTGAAGGCAACACTTTGACAATGTCAGAAACAAAAGTTGTGCTTGAAGGTATTACTGTTGGTGGGAAAAGTTTGGTTGAACATCTAGAAATTATCAATCATCGTGATGCAATTTTGTTTGTAGAGGATTTAATCTCCAAGAAGGAAACTCTTTCTGAATGGAATATAAGAAACATTCATTCTTTAGTACTAAAGGAAATTGATAATAAAAATGCCGGGAAATATAGAGATGTGAATGTTGTTATAAGTGGTGCAAAACATATCCCCCCCAAGCATTATGAAGTATCTTATTTAATGCAAAAGCTTATTGAAGAATATAAAAATTATTGGAGGGACTATCATCCGGTTGTAAGGGCAACACTATTACATGGTGAATTTGTAAAAATCCATCCTTTTATTGACGGTAATGGAAGGACTGCAAGACTTCTATTAAATTTTGAATTAATGAAGAATGGATATACGCCAATTATTATAAAAAATAAAGACAGGGCAAAATACTATGATGTGTTAGATATTGCACATACAACTATGGATTATGAAGCCTTTATAAAATTCATATCTGATTTGGTTATAGAATCTGAAAAGTTATGGTTATCAGTATTAGAATAA
- a CDS encoding cellulase family glycosylhydrolase: MKMKKKSILSLLLLLVMVCTYAAVPNRSMAYANSKEQAVQSEPSNEEVVLFEGSATSSDWGQAVTLYSGSDFSKGDLTPQAQIAVTYEGLKAPVLSLQSWTHNDIWQNVFPSYTSDGVAYFSVPDMISAYEMAYGEGYSSHFQDLDAIYVSDAGADLVVTKVTITRKTIESNYYNQGDITKVTIKAFAQNTTNDWTWMSMDNMVNLVYQTNTVLNATNTSNVFSKVNSSANFGLQVSDDKLIAGEGSRLKFHIGTVIVKAEGYDDLVIDLNKEYNESYLAETVSWGLTGNNTMIILNNYLPTDEAEKTDYIHNITEVICDITLTDYEFIPAEVEGPEFPDDYTYPTTMRDISAMELVKELKVGWNLGNSLEANGGETNWGNPVTKRKMIDAIKSAGFSTLRIPVRWDEHYIDDNYTIDPEYLKRVETVVNYALINDMYAIINIHHNQLQTQANEKSKEKVLAELEAVWTQIANYFKDYGDKLIFEVLNEPRNGDDWVGNTSLYEIVNEYNAKALSAIRKTGGNNEKRLVMLPTYAASADYSKIIAMKVPDDEHVAVSLHAYTPYDFALNTAAGSQTTFGENDKKILDKLFKLIYETFVEKGIPVVLGEFAATNKDNLEDRVEYAYYYAQAAAHYEIPICWWDNGVFDTIGESLGIFNRRTLTFVYPEILQALMEGWSSEKEITDLDPDVLFSGTGTSSNWGQAVALQLGLDFVFEDFIEGLIIAAEYQSENPPELILQGQTEGVYWVKINPNKIETKDTTNIAYFTLSDMVEAYKNALADYDSYDTIFPTLASIYIGDTGVDLTVTKVYKTYINNFTLPSVELSTNNYYNTVSQTYTISSEQGDIDLSKLKIVYSAKGMSTAKHNVWCCYADLIEDNPFRYSQITDSINCHIDNAKLTITFDDSIICPENTGKVTLIIQFAKSDWSYYDTLSDPSLEIYYNGTLVK, encoded by the coding sequence ATGAAAATGAAGAAAAAGAGTATTTTATCATTACTACTGCTGCTAGTAATGGTCTGCACTTATGCTGCTGTGCCTAACCGGTCTATGGCATATGCAAATTCCAAGGAACAAGCAGTGCAAAGTGAGCCATCAAATGAGGAAGTAGTTTTATTTGAAGGCTCAGCTACTTCATCTGATTGGGGTCAAGCAGTAACCTTATATTCCGGTTCGGACTTTTCTAAAGGTGATTTAACACCGCAAGCACAGATTGCAGTTACATATGAAGGGTTAAAAGCACCGGTACTGTCTTTACAAAGTTGGACACATAATGATATTTGGCAAAATGTTTTTCCCAGCTATACCAGTGACGGAGTTGCTTATTTTAGTGTGCCCGATATGATCAGTGCATATGAGATGGCATATGGAGAAGGGTATTCATCTCATTTTCAGGATTTAGATGCTATCTATGTATCAGATGCCGGAGCCGACCTTGTAGTGACTAAAGTTACAATTACTCGAAAGACAATAGAGTCAAATTATTATAATCAAGGTGATATAACCAAGGTTACCATAAAAGCCTTTGCCCAAAACACTACCAATGATTGGACCTGGATGAGCATGGACAATATGGTAAACCTAGTCTATCAGACAAATACAGTACTTAATGCAACAAATACAAGCAATGTATTTTCAAAGGTCAATAGCTCTGCTAACTTTGGTTTACAAGTAAGTGATGACAAACTTATAGCCGGAGAAGGAAGCAGATTAAAATTCCATATCGGAACTGTTATCGTAAAAGCAGAGGGTTATGATGACCTTGTGATTGATCTTAATAAAGAATATAACGAATCCTATCTGGCAGAGACTGTTTCATGGGGACTTACAGGCAATAACACTATGATTATCCTAAATAATTACCTGCCCACTGATGAAGCTGAAAAAACTGATTATATTCATAATATTACTGAAGTAATATGTGATATTACCTTAACTGATTATGAATTTATTCCTGCAGAAGTAGAAGGACCGGAATTTCCCGATGACTATACCTATCCCACAACCATGAGAGATATATCTGCTATGGAATTAGTTAAAGAATTGAAGGTTGGCTGGAATTTAGGTAATTCCTTAGAAGCAAACGGTGGAGAAACAAATTGGGGTAATCCGGTTACTAAAAGAAAAATGATCGATGCCATAAAATCTGCTGGATTTAGTACACTTCGTATACCGGTTAGATGGGACGAACATTATATTGATGATAACTATACCATCGATCCGGAGTATTTGAAACGTGTCGAAACTGTAGTAAACTATGCCCTTATTAATGATATGTACGCAATTATAAATATTCATCATAATCAATTACAGACCCAGGCAAACGAAAAAAGTAAAGAAAAAGTACTGGCGGAGTTAGAAGCTGTATGGACACAGATTGCTAATTATTTTAAAGATTATGGTGATAAACTGATATTTGAAGTTCTTAATGAGCCAAGAAACGGTGATGATTGGGTCGGCAATACAAGCTTATATGAAATTGTAAATGAATATAATGCCAAGGCTCTTTCTGCCATCCGCAAAACCGGAGGAAACAATGAAAAGAGATTAGTTATGCTACCTACCTATGCGGCATCGGCAGACTATAGCAAAATCATCGCCATGAAAGTACCGGATGATGAACATGTTGCAGTATCTCTTCATGCTTATACCCCATATGATTTTGCCTTAAATACTGCAGCCGGATCCCAGACCACATTTGGTGAAAATGATAAGAAAATTCTTGATAAACTGTTTAAGTTAATATATGAAACCTTTGTAGAAAAAGGAATTCCTGTAGTACTGGGAGAATTTGCAGCTACCAATAAAGATAATCTAGAAGACAGAGTAGAATATGCATATTATTATGCACAGGCTGCAGCACATTATGAAATCCCCATATGCTGGTGGGATAACGGAGTCTTTGATACAATCGGAGAATCACTGGGAATATTCAATAGGCGAACTCTAACTTTTGTTTATCCTGAAATTTTACAAGCCCTAATGGAAGGTTGGTCCAGTGAAAAAGAAATTACTGACCTAGACCCTGATGTTTTATTTAGTGGTACAGGAACTTCCTCCAATTGGGGGCAGGCTGTTGCTCTTCAACTGGGACTGGATTTTGTATTTGAAGATTTTATAGAGGGTCTTATAATAGCAGCTGAGTACCAAAGCGAAAATCCCCCAGAGTTAATTCTTCAAGGACAAACTGAAGGGGTATATTGGGTTAAGATAAATCCTAATAAGATAGAAACAAAGGATACAACAAATATTGCCTATTTTACCTTATCAGATATGGTAGAAGCATATAAGAATGCTCTTGCTGATTATGATAGCTATGATACTATATTTCCTACCCTTGCCTCCATTTATATTGGAGATACCGGTGTTGACCTAACAGTGACAAAGGTTTATAAAACATATATAAATAACTTCACATTACCATCTGTGGAGCTTTCTACAAATAATTACTATAACACCGTCAGTCAGACTTATACTATTAGCTCAGAACAAGGAGATATTGATTTATCTAAGCTTAAAATTGTATACTCCGCAAAAGGAATGAGTACAGCAAAACATAATGTATGGTGTTGTTATGCCGACTTAATTGAGGACAATCCCTTCAGATATAGTCAAATAACAGACTCAATTAATTGCCATATAGATAATGCTAAATTAACCATAACTTTTGATGATAGTATTATATGTCCGGAGAATACAGGGAAAGTAACCTTAATAATACAGTTTGCTAAGTCAGATTGGTCATATTATGACACTCTTTCCGACCCTTCTCTTGAGATTTATTATAACGGAACACTTGTTAAGTAA
- a CDS encoding cellulase family glycosylhydrolase produces MKKQILSFLLITMLLAIFVLKPPVSNKTAVADSIRDYTITADPNDDWLHVEGTNIVDKYGNKVWLTGANWFGFNCRERMFLDSYSCDIIACIETVADKGINVVRVPIATDLLYAWSKGEYPPSTDTSYNNPNLAGLNSFELFNLMLENFKRVGIKVILDVHSAETDNMGHNAPLWVKGEITEEIFKAAWVWVADYYKNDDTIIGFDLKNEPHTNTGDLKIKSQSAIWDDSNLPNNWKRVAEETALMILDVHPNALIFVEGVEIYPKDGIWDDETINMSPWLGNNDYYGNWWGGNLRGVKDYPIDLGKHQKQLVYSPHDYGPIVFEQEWFKGEFITADDKRAKEILYEKCWRDNWAYIMEEGIGPLFLGEWGGLTEGNHVLLDLNKKYLRSIRDYILENKYQLHHTFWCINNDSADTGGLLTRDEGTPFPGSRDYKWNDNKYDNYLYPTLWKTEDGKFIGLDHKVPLGRNGVSLNEYYNSPSTPTPSPFVTPSPTPSLTPSPTPSATPSPTPSVTPRPTPSLTPTPTPTATPSPTPLKLKTEVNAWNSGYTMTIYITNTSSVDIKDWTLVLSDADFTIESIWNASLTQEGNRLIITPLNWNSSIAAGDTISFGFQGSGSVNSDFEYYIVN; encoded by the coding sequence TTGAAAAAGCAAATACTTTCATTCTTATTAATCACCATGTTACTGGCTATTTTTGTACTAAAGCCACCGGTAAGCAATAAAACCGCCGTGGCAGATTCTATTAGGGATTATACCATTACCGCAGATCCAAATGATGATTGGCTCCATGTGGAGGGTACAAACATAGTTGATAAGTATGGTAACAAGGTTTGGCTTACCGGCGCTAATTGGTTTGGCTTTAACTGCCGGGAAAGAATGTTCCTTGATTCATATTCCTGCGATATTATAGCTTGTATTGAAACAGTTGCAGATAAGGGAATTAATGTGGTTCGAGTTCCCATTGCTACCGATTTGCTTTACGCATGGAGTAAGGGTGAATATCCTCCCTCCACAGATACCAGCTATAACAATCCTAACTTGGCCGGTTTAAATAGCTTTGAATTATTTAATCTTATGCTGGAGAATTTCAAAAGGGTTGGAATTAAAGTTATTCTAGATGTACATAGTGCTGAAACTGATAATATGGGGCATAATGCTCCCCTTTGGGTAAAAGGTGAGATCACAGAAGAAATATTTAAAGCAGCCTGGGTTTGGGTAGCCGATTATTATAAAAATGATGATACAATTATTGGCTTTGATCTTAAAAATGAACCCCACACCAATACCGGTGACCTAAAGATTAAGTCACAAAGTGCTATCTGGGACGATTCTAATCTTCCAAACAATTGGAAAAGAGTTGCAGAGGAAACTGCCCTTATGATATTAGATGTACATCCCAATGCCTTAATCTTTGTAGAGGGTGTTGAAATCTACCCCAAAGATGGTATCTGGGATGATGAGACCATTAATATGAGTCCATGGTTGGGTAACAATGATTATTACGGTAACTGGTGGGGAGGCAATTTAAGAGGTGTAAAGGATTACCCCATAGATTTAGGAAAACATCAAAAACAACTGGTCTATTCTCCTCACGACTATGGCCCAATCGTATTTGAACAAGAATGGTTTAAAGGTGAGTTTATTACCGCTGATGATAAAAGAGCCAAGGAAATACTTTATGAGAAATGTTGGCGAGACAACTGGGCCTATATTATGGAAGAAGGTATAGGTCCCCTCTTCTTAGGTGAGTGGGGCGGTTTGACAGAAGGAAATCATGTTCTTTTAGACTTAAACAAGAAATATTTAAGATCTATTAGAGATTATATCCTAGAAAATAAATATCAATTACATCATACATTCTGGTGTATTAACAATGACTCTGCAGATACCGGAGGGCTTTTGACCAGGGATGAAGGTACTCCATTCCCCGGAAGTAGAGATTATAAATGGAACGATAATAAATATGATAATTATCTCTACCCTACCCTCTGGAAGACTGAAGATGGGAAGTTTATAGGACTTGATCATAAGGTGCCCCTAGGTAGAAATGGTGTGTCCTTAAATGAATATTACAACTCTCCATCTACACCTACTCCGTCCCCTTTCGTCACTCCCAGTCCAACCCCTAGCTTAACTCCTAGTCCAACACCTTCAGCTACCCCAAGTCCCACTCCTTCGGTTACTCCAAGGCCAACTCCTAGCTTAACTCCTACTCCAACACCTACGGCTACTCCAAGTCCCACTCCACTGAAACTAAAAACAGAAGTTAATGCTTGGAATAGTGGATATACTATGACTATCTATATAACTAATACATCATCCGTAGATATAAAAGACTGGACCCTAGTACTATCTGATGCTGATTTTACCATTGAAAGCATCTGGAATGCCTCACTTACACAAGAAGGAAACAGGCTTATAATTACCCCTTTGAACTGGAATAGTAGCATAGCTGCCGGTGATACCATAAGCTTTGGCTTCCAAGGCAGCGGATCTGTTAATTCCGATTTTGAATATTATATAGTCAATTAA